In the Wyeomyia smithii strain HCP4-BCI-WySm-NY-G18 chromosome 2, ASM2978416v1, whole genome shotgun sequence genome, one interval contains:
- the LOC129723444 gene encoding general odorant-binding protein 45-like, giving the protein MKSFIAFLIVTVAAVASGQMYRPLPPDVEESHFAYQLKSFRDSLDECAEYLEVSKDSVKQLVASNYITQDNELKCLIRCAGINSGWWNETSGVQGPVMESYFQPGADDTCYERRTRECLAAKLAVCQNDCSKAYESFLCYYHQWGNLKCGEQYVPLTQLEQIQAAIDCINILRVPRNLLEQYSNGIVPDVPETHRLFRCQYIAEGLYDPAVGFNLPRVYVRKHEIPAPEILSDRTKQCVDAALKGSCDECSRVFKAKSCFSNYGVPNSTGAILKNAADILLGQPPSCPAPPAPSNPRYNYNQ; this is encoded by the coding sequence ATGAAGTCGTTCATTGCATTTCTGATTGTTACCGTAGCGGCCGTGGCCTCCGGTCAAATGTACCGACCGCTGCCACCGGATGTGGAAGAATCACATTTCGCCTACCAGCTAAAGAGCTTCCGCGATTCACTAGACGAGTGTGCCGAATATTTGGAGGtgtcaaaagattcagtcaaACAGCTGGTGGCTAGTAACTATATTACTCAGGATAATGAATTGAAATGTTTGATTCGGTGCGCTGGTATCAATTCCGGTTGGTGGAATGAAACATCCGGCGTGCAAGGACCCGTCATGGAAAGTTACTTCCAACCTGGTGCTGATGACACCTGCTATGAAAGGCGCACTCGGGAATGTCTCGCGGCTAAGTTAGCCGTATGTCAAAATGACTGCTCCAAAGCTTACGAGTCATTCCTCTGTTACTACCACCAGTGGGGAAACCTGAAATGTGGAGAACAGTACGTACCACTGACACAGCTCGAACAGATCCAGGCAGCTATAGACTGTATCAACATTTTGCGAGTACCACGAAATCTTCTCGAGCAATACAGTAACGGAATTGTCCCGGATGTGCCAGAAACTCACCGTCTGTTCCGTTGTCAGTATATTGCCGAAGGACTGTACGATCCCGCTGTAGGATTCAACCTACCACGTGTGTACGTTCGCAAGCACGAAATTCCTGCTCCGGAAATTCTGAGCGATAGAACCAAACAATGTGTTGATGCTGCcctgaagggaagctgcgaCGAATGCAGCCGTGTGTTCAAGGCGAAGAGTTGTTTCTCCAACTACGGAGTTCCAAATTCGACCGGTGCCATCCTAAAGAACGCGGCCGACATACTTCTAGGACAGCCGCCATCCTGTCCGGCACCACCAGCCCCTTCGAATCCACGATATAACTATAATCAGTAA